In the genome of Arthrobacter sp. PAMC25284, the window GCCGCGGCCGTTGTCCACGACTTTGACACCGCCGTCGGCCTGCAGAACAATTTCGATGTGAGTGCAGTACCCGGCCAGGGCCTCATCCACCGAGTTGTCCACCACTTCGTAGACCAAGTGGTGCAAACCTCGCGGTCCGGTCGAGCCGATGTACATACCCGGACGTTTCCGGACGGCTTCCAGGCCCTCAAGGACCGTGATATCGCTGGCACCGTAGCCGGGCCGGGTGTCGGCCTCTTGCGCAGCATCCGCCGTCAAGGCTTCTTCCTCCACTGCGTCCGCTGCCAGGATTTCTGCATTGTCGTTAGCCACAGGCGCTCTGGACTCCTCTATGTTCGTTGATGGCCGGCCATCGCACCTTCCGGGAAAGGGGCTTTTGCCAACAGGCACGTCACTGACGGCACCGGTTTGTCCGCTGACTCGAATAACCGCCTGCCGCACGCAAAAATACGCCGGAAACGGACCCAGTCAACGTTTCACCGACGCCCAGTTATCTACCACAATTCTAGCGTGTCGGTGACCGTATTCCTGCATTCCCGGGCCGTAAGCGGGGCGGGAATATGCCGCTGGGAGGCCGTTGATTTGCCCTGCAAGGCTTCAGCGGCCCGGCCCTAGGGTGCCTATACGCCACCGGGCCGGTGGGGCGGTCTACACGCCGTCCGTGGATTTTTCAAGAGTTTTCGCGGCAGCGCGTCAGAACCCGGGTGTTTGCGCGGCCCGCAGACTACCCGTAAGTGTCGCGGGGACCACGCCCGTTGACGGTCCGGAGGCCCTTGCGCCAGCTCGGCGCCGCCGGTCCAAGTACCTGAATGCTGGTCACCACGCCGTCGCCGAGTTCAGTCCGGAATTTCTCCAACAGGCTGATGCTCAGCAGCCGCAGTTGGGTAGCCCAGGCGGTGGAATCGCAGCGCACATGCAGAGTCGTGTCGGTGAAACTTTCGGGCGTGCAGTGAGCGGAGATTTCCGGTCCCACCAGGGTGGACCACTCAGCCATGACCGAGCCGACGGCCACGGGCGACGTCCAGCCGCGTTCGGCGACGAGGCGCCCGACGACCTTTCCCAGACCCAAGGGATCTCGGCCCGTACCGTGGAACTGCACGAAGCCGCGGGTGCCGCCGGTGCTGCGGCCGGGTTTCGCGGTGGTGCCACCGGCACGAGGGGCCTTCCGCCGAATTTCCCCGCGGGCCGCGGCTGCATCGCGCATCCGGTTCAGGGCCGCCTGGGCGGCATCGATGTCATCAGGGTCGCGGCCCGGTTGAAGCCCGCCGTCCTTATCCCTGTTCATCGGACTTCCTGGTCATTGGAATGTCCTGCTCATCGATTCCTCCCGGGACCACTTTCACCCGCCGCCCGGCCAATTCAACCGGGATGTCATCCTCGACGGCGGCAGTCACCAACACCTGCTCGGCACCGGATACTATTGCCGCCAGTTTACGCCGCCGCTGCACATCCAGCTCGGCGAAAACGT includes:
- a CDS encoding DUF721 domain-containing protein, with the translated sequence MNRDKDGGLQPGRDPDDIDAAQAALNRMRDAAAARGEIRRKAPRAGGTTAKPGRSTGGTRGFVQFHGTGRDPLGLGKVVGRLVAERGWTSPVAVGSVMAEWSTLVGPEISAHCTPESFTDTTLHVRCDSTAWATQLRLLSISLLEKFRTELGDGVVTSIQVLGPAAPSWRKGLRTVNGRGPRDTYG